The genomic segment GAACGACCTCTACGATTACCTGAAATATCTCCACCCTTCCGGTCAGGATCCGATCTTCGTCCTCGGGAATCACGATGTCCGGAGGAAAGGGGTATTGCGGGGTCGCCCCGCTTCCTCGTCCCTGCTTCCCGCATTCAATACGAGAATCGAATGGGTCCCGGATCATCCCGTCGGGATTCTCTGCTGGAATTCCGCCGATGGAGGAAGGATGGCGCGCGGGAAAATCACGGGGGAACAATACCGGGCCATCGAGGAACGCCTGACTCCTCTCCCGGGCGGGACCACCAACCCGATCCTGATCTCCCTGCTGCATCATCATCCCATGGAGTGGCGCCGGATCGATCCGGAGATGCACAGGTTCCACATTAAGACTCTTGGTTCATCCATGCGAAAATTCATTGCTTTCGCCTATGAACACATGGACGGGTTGGCGAATGCGCAGGAATTCATCCGCTTCTGCGACTCCCATGGAGTGAAGGTCATCCTTCACGGCCACAAACACATCCCCATCGCGGGAAAAATACCCGACCACCTGCTGGAAAACCCGCCGATGCTTACGTTCGGATCCGGAAGCGCCGTGGGGAGAAACACGTATATTTTCAGCAAAGTGTTCAACGTGGACTACGAAATCTCCTGGAACGAGATCGTCCTCGACTTCCAGACGCGCCTCCTGTCGGGGAGACTGATGGCGGAAACGCATTACGACAGGGGACTGGCGACGATGAAAACCCACCACGAATTCCTCGCCCGGTCCCCCATGGGATCGTGAGGGGACGCTGCCTACTGCAGCCCCAGGATGAGCGCCGTCTCGATCGCCGCCGCGACAACGAGGAGAGGGAACACGACGGCGAAGTACCGCCGGAAGGTGTGCTCCAGGCTGGGTTTGAGGGGAGTGGGTACCTTCCCCCGCATCGTCCGGACGACCGTCACGCCGAGCCACAGGCCGTAGGAGGCCGCGATGAGAAGTGCCGGTATCTCGAATACCCCGTACGGCAAAACCGTTAACGCTGCCTTCGAGGTACCGGACACCTCGGCTGCCTGACGGAACAGCACGCCCAGGCCAAACCCGTTGGAGCCGACGGCGAAGGTCGGGATGATTCCCACAATCACGCCGGAGAGGATCACGAAGATCGTCGCCATCACGTTCTGGACGAGGATATTGAAGAAAAGCATCCCGCCGGAAAGTTCGCGATAGTCGCCTGCCATGTCCCGAAACATCTCCGTCATCTGCCGCCCGACGGAAGAGGGGACGAAGGTTCCGGCCAGGAACGATGCGGCGAAGATCAGCGCCAGAATCAGGATGTACGGTCTTATGGTCCGGTCGACCATCCCCGCGATATTCATTTTTTCCCCCTTGCACCTTCCCGCGGGTCCCGAACCCGCACCCCTGGTTCCGGCCGCCGTCCGTGCGATTTCACTTCGGCTTCCTGCATGATAATGGAGAAGGACCCTGAATTGCCGGGAAAGCGGACATTCGCCGAAGTGGAGGACTCCGTGATGCCCAAGGCGCTATCGGTCGGCCGGTTGCGCAGGCTCCACGGCGACACGGTCGCCGTGGACGGCATCTCGTTTGATGTCGGGCAAGGCGAAATCGTCGGTCTCCTGGGGCCGAACGGGGCCGTGAAGACGACCATCATCAACATGATCCTCGGGGTCCTCGAGCCGACCTCGGGGACGATCCGCATCGAGGACGCCGACATCGCCGTCAACCGTGTCCAGGCGCTTGAACGCACCAACTTCGCGGCCGTTTACGCCGCGATCGTGCTTCGGCAGTTCTATCTCATGCGCGGCAGTCCGGTGCGCGTGCTCCCGATCTTCGCCTGGGTCGCCGTCGACATCGTGCTGTGGGGATTCATCACGCGATACCTGAACAGCGTCGCCTCGCCCGGTTTCGATTTCGTTCCGGTGCTCCTGGGCGCCATCCTTCTTTGGGATTTCTTCACCCGGGTCATGCACGGCGTGAGCATGGCGTTTCTCGAGGACGTCTGGTCGCACAACTTCCTCAACCTCTTCGCGTCGCCGCTCTCGATCCGGGAGTACGTCGGCGGCCTGGTGCTCACCAGCATCGCGACGAGCGCATTGGGGCTGCTCACGATGCTCGTCCTGGCGACCACGCTCTTCGGGCTCTCCTTCCTCGTCTACGGGCTCATGCTCGTGCCGTTCCTTCTCGTGCTCTTCCTGTTCGGGATCTCCCTCGGCATCTTCGCCAGCGCGCTCGTGCTCCGGTTCGGGCCCGCGTCCGAGTGGATCGTCTGGCCCATCCCCGCCTTCCTCTCCCCCTTCGCCGCGGTCTTCTACCCGGTAGCGACGCTCCCGGGATGGATGCAGCAGGTCTCCTTCCTGCTCCCCCCGTCGTACGTGTTCGAGGGGATGCGCGCGATCGTCGCGGGCGGCGCGTATCGCGGAACCACGCTGCTCTTCGGCGCCTGCCTCGCCATCCTGTACATCCTGCTGGCTCGCTACAGCGCGGAAAGCACGAGCTAGTGGCCATTCTTCACTGGGAAATCCCCGGGGTTCCATGGCTGGTGTGGGACATCCTGCGCGCCGGGCGGGGTCATCCGGAGGACACGGTCTCGCGGCAACGCGCCCGGCTTCGCCGCTTGGTCGAATACGCCAGGGGACGGTCCCCCTTCTACAGGGAGCGATACGCCGCGCTTCCCCGTGGCGCCCATGACCTCCCGGCGCTCCCAACGGTGGCCAAGTCCGACCTGATGACGAATTTCGATGGATGGGCGACCGACCCGTCGGTCACGCGGAAAACGGCGGAGGAGTTCATCGCCGACCCGACCCGGCTCGGGCACCTTTACCTTGACCGGTACGTCGCCTTCTCCACGTCCGGAACGACCGGGACCCCCGCCGTATTCCTGCACGACCGGGGGGCGATGTCCGTCTACCAGGGTCTCCTGCTGGCGCGTCGTCTCCCGACGCTGATCGCCGCCGGCGCCTTCCGCCCCTTCTTGAGAAACCGGGGACGGACGGCGACGATCATCGCCACCGGGGGGCACTTCGCGAGCTCGGTCGTGGAGGCCCTCGTCCGAACCCGCCATCCGGTGCTGGCCGGCCGCAACCGCACGTTCTCCCTGATGGCCCCTCTCCCGGCGCTCGTACGCGCGTTGAACGAATTCCGTCCGGCGGTCGTCGGAAGCTATCCCACCGCGCTGGCCGTCCTGGCCGGGGAGCAGGCGGCCGGGCGGCTGCGGATCGCTCCCGCCCTCCTGCTCTCCGGGGCCGAGCGCCTCTCCACACCTCTCGGAAAACGAATTTCCGAAGCGTTCCGATGTCCCCTTCGGGACACGTACGCCGCGTCGGAATTCATGGGGATCGCCTTCGATTGCCGCTACGGGCGCCTGCATGTCAATGCCGACTGGCTGATCCTGGAGCCGGTGGATGCCGCCGGCGGGCCGGTTGCGCCGGGTGACGCCTCCCACACGACGCTTCTGACGAACCTGGCCAACCTCGTCCAGCCGCTCATCCGCTACGACCTCGGCGACAGCGTCACCGTGCTCCCCGCGCCATGCCCCTGCGGCAGCCCGCTCCCCGCCATCCGGGCCGAAGGCCGCCGCGACGAGATCCTGTGGATCGAAACCGCGGACGGCGCGACCCAGCCGCTGATCCCGCTGGTTCTGGCGACGGCCGTGGAGGAGACGCCGGGGGTTCTGAGGTACCAGGTACTCCAGGCGGGTCCGCGGCTCCTCCGGCTCCGCCTCGAGGAGGCCCCGGGGCACGATCGCGCGCGGGTCTGCGGCGACGTCCTCGGCCGCCTCCGGGCGTACCTGTCTTCCCAGGGTCTCGCGGCGGTGGAGGTGGTGGATTCGGGGGAACGGCCGCGCAGCGACACGGCGGGCGGAAAGATGCGCCAGTTCTTCGTCGACAAGGGCGGCTGACGGTCCCCGCGATTCCAGTGGACACCGTTGCGCTGCCCATCGGCGGGCAAGTTCCTACCCGGCCCCTTCCTTCCCCTTTTCCACCGACACCAGGGTGACCGTCGCCTTGGCCACCAGCTTCTCCTTCCCGTCCCGGGCCGCGTAGACTTCCGATTCCGCGACGATCAACGTCTTCCCGGACTTCAGGACCGTCGCCCGGCAGCGAAGCCGGTCCCCCAGGGCGGGGCGCAGGAGATTGATCTTGAACTCGGCGGTCAGGACCATC from the bacterium genome contains:
- a CDS encoding stage II sporulation protein M, which encodes MNIAGMVDRTIRPYILILALIFAASFLAGTFVPSSVGRQMTEMFRDMAGDYRELSGGMLFFNILVQNVMATIFVILSGVIVGIIPTFAVGSNGFGLGVLFRQAAEVSGTSKAALTVLPYGVFEIPALLIAASYGLWLGVTVVRTMRGKVPTPLKPSLEHTFRRYFAVVFPLLVVAAAIETALILGLQ
- a CDS encoding ABC transporter permease, giving the protein MILGVLEPTSGTIRIEDADIAVNRVQALERTNFAAVYAAIVLRQFYLMRGSPVRVLPIFAWVAVDIVLWGFITRYLNSVASPGFDFVPVLLGAILLWDFFTRVMHGVSMAFLEDVWSHNFLNLFASPLSIREYVGGLVLTSIATSALGLLTMLVLATTLFGLSFLVYGLMLVPFLLVLFLFGISLGIFASALVLRFGPASEWIVWPIPAFLSPFAAVFYPVATLPGWMQQVSFLLPPSYVFEGMRAIVAGGAYRGTTLLFGACLAILYILLARYSAESTS
- a CDS encoding phenylacetate--CoA ligase family protein, translating into MAILHWEIPGVPWLVWDILRAGRGHPEDTVSRQRARLRRLVEYARGRSPFYRERYAALPRGAHDLPALPTVAKSDLMTNFDGWATDPSVTRKTAEEFIADPTRLGHLYLDRYVAFSTSGTTGTPAVFLHDRGAMSVYQGLLLARRLPTLIAAGAFRPFLRNRGRTATIIATGGHFASSVVEALVRTRHPVLAGRNRTFSLMAPLPALVRALNEFRPAVVGSYPTALAVLAGEQAAGRLRIAPALLLSGAERLSTPLGKRISEAFRCPLRDTYAASEFMGIAFDCRYGRLHVNADWLILEPVDAAGGPVAPGDASHTTLLTNLANLVQPLIRYDLGDSVTVLPAPCPCGSPLPAIRAEGRRDEILWIETADGATQPLIPLVLATAVEETPGVLRYQVLQAGPRLLRLRLEEAPGHDRARVCGDVLGRLRAYLSSQGLAAVEVVDSGERPRSDTAGGKMRQFFVDKGG